TTTGATAATTTCTGTTTCTTGAGTATTGGTTCCTTCATCATCAAATAACGTTTTTGCAACATTTTTTTCATGAAGCGGTGCATCGTATAAATTAACAAGTGGACTTGCAATTTCTTTGCCAAGAGAATCAATTGTGCTTAAACTTTTTTTATCTAAAATGTTTTGAGCATTTATAAAATTTGCAAATGAATACAATATATCTAAAAAAGATTCGGGTGAAAATAATACAGAATATTTACCAGATTTTATAGGCGTATAGTTTAAATGTTTTATGGTTTTTTCTAGTGCAATTTTTGCACATTCTAAAACATTTAATTTTTGATAACCATTAACTATGCTAATATGCCCAGCTTCGCGAGCATGTTTTCCTTCTTCTTGAGCTAGTGGATAAAAGTAACAATAGGCAATATTTTTTTTCTCAGATTTTAAAACGCCATTGCTATTAAAGTAAAATCTCCCAGATAATGATTCAGAAATTTTATTATAAGGAACACTTTTAAAAACAGAATCATGATCAAGAATCAAGCTTTCTGCTTTGATACATTCATTTGCAAGTTCTTGAATAGGAGAAATTATTGAATTTTCGTTTTGGGAAAACGCATTTTCTTGAGGTGTTAAACAGGATTCACTAAATTCATAAATCACTTCTTTTGAAGAAAAATAAGATGATTCAAGCGCAATTTCTAAAGCATCTTTTATGCCTTGAGTTGTTAAATTTGAAGTATTTGTAACGCCAACTTGGTTATTTTTATTCCATACTCTAATAAAAAGGGTTGTTTTTGTTGCAGAAGAAAGAGCAAAGGGGTTTTTATTTTTTGAACTTGCAGAGATTTCTTCTCTAAATGAACCATTGACATCAAATTTTTGAATACCAAGAGAATTGGCTAAGCTCTGAATTTCAGACTGTATTTTTTTTATGTTGCGCATCATAGGCTTTGTCCTTTGTTGAGTTTAACGACCGCCAACTGTAATCGAATCAACTTTAATATGTGGCTGGCCGACTGTGACATAAATGCTGCCACTAACAGAGCCGCAAAATCCTGCTGAAATATCAAGATCATTGCCAGACATTGATATTTTTTTCATGATTTCTGTTGCCTGCCCAATTAATGTAGCGCCTTTTACTGGCTTTGTGACTTTGCCATTTTCAATCATCCAGGCTTCTTCTACCGCAAAATTAAAATCTCCTGTTCCATTAACACTTCCTCCTCCAAGCTTTTTGCAGTATATGCCCTTATCGATGCTGCTAATCATCTCTTCTTTTTTAAATTTGCCTGGCGCAATATATGTATTGCGCATACGACTTGCCGGAGCAAATGTATAGTTTTGGCGGCGTCCACTTCCTGTTCGAGGATGTCCTGTTAACAGGTGACCCATGCGATCAGCAATAAAATTTCTAAGAATTCCATTTTCAATCAATAATGTTTTTTGCGTAGGCATCCCTTCATCGTCCATATCGTATGAGCCAAAACCATTTTCCCAAAAGCCTTCATCCCATGCGGTCAGGTTTTCGTGCGCAATTTTTTGCCCTTTTAGGCTGCTAAAAGGTGTTGAATTGCTTTGCACTGCTGTTGTCTCTAAAAGATGTCCACAAGCTTCATGAAAAATTACGCCACCAAATTGGTTTGCAAGAACAACAGGGTAAACGCCAGAAGGAACATAATCAGCATGCAGCATATACCCAGCGCTTTCTGCTAAATCTTGACAAATTTCTCTAAAATTTAAACTCTTAAAAAATTGCGGTTGCGCAGAGACGCCCATTCTTTTGTGAGCAGAAGTGCGATGAGCGCCATCTTGGCAAACAACTTGGGCAGAAATTGATTGATGTAAGCGAATATCGCGTGCAAATGTTCCCTCACTAGACGCAACTAGAACCTCTTGCCAGTCTTGGAATCCGCTTGTTGTAAAGCTTTGTAGCGATGTTGTTAATTTTTTTTGTTGTAAATTACAATTTAAAAGCAGTTCGCAGAGTTCAGAAATAGGACTCACTTCTTTAAGCCAATTATTTTTACTTCGTATTTGAGCATAATCTCTAAGTGGTTCTAAGTTAATATCTGTTGTAATTCTGTTGTGAGAAAGTTTTAAACCCATGATATCAAGTGCTTTTTCTAAAATATTTTTAAGCCCATTAAAGCTGACATCGTTGGTTGATACGTAGCAGTCTTCTTTTCCTTTAAATAAGCGAATCCCTGCACCTAGGCTCAGGGTAGGATTAATTGCAGTTAT
This region of Spirobacillus cienkowskii genomic DNA includes:
- a CDS encoding TldD/PmbA family protein; its protein translation is MQQPLVSNISNTQFSMSINQFDESWKDALATLLGLGRAAGADFVEFFIQRGHYINALVENEMITAINPTLSLGAGIRLFKGKEDCYVSTNDVSFNGLKNILEKALDIMGLKLSHNRITTDINLEPLRDYAQIRSKNNWLKEVSPISELCELLLNCNLQQKKLTTSLQSFTTSGFQDWQEVLVASSEGTFARDIRLHQSISAQVVCQDGAHRTSAHKRMGVSAQPQFFKSLNFREICQDLAESAGYMLHADYVPSGVYPVVLANQFGGVIFHEACGHLLETTAVQSNSTPFSSLKGQKIAHENLTAWDEGFWENGFGSYDMDDEGMPTQKTLLIENGILRNFIADRMGHLLTGHPRTGSGRRQNYTFAPASRMRNTYIAPGKFKKEEMISSIDKGIYCKKLGGGSVNGTGDFNFAVEEAWMIENGKVTKPVKGATLIGQATEIMKKISMSGNDLDISAGFCGSVSGSIYVTVGQPHIKVDSITVGGR
- a CDS encoding TldD/PmbA family protein, producing the protein MMRNIKKIQSEIQSLANSLGIQKFDVNGSFREEISASSKNKNPFALSSATKTTLFIRVWNKNNQVGVTNTSNLTTQGIKDALEIALESSYFSSKEVIYEFSESCLTPQENAFSQNENSIISPIQELANECIKAESLILDHDSVFKSVPYNKISESLSGRFYFNSNGVLKSEKKNIAYCYFYPLAQEEGKHAREAGHISIVNGYQKLNVLECAKIALEKTIKHLNYTPIKSGKYSVLFSPESFLDILYSFANFINAQNILDKKSLSTIDSLGKEIASPLVNLYDAPLHEKNVAKTLFDDEGTNTQETEIIKNGVLKNFLHSSYTAKKFLTTSTGNANSGAKITISPHFLHIKSNKNAAAFQDNLPTEPYINIENVKSLHAGVNALQGSFSLPFDGFIVENNKKTSIETATVAGDFLTLLKNICYVDSEEELTVKGICPKILIKDLAITGNG